AAAAGTCACCTTCACATTCATGGCAgtgattttaatgtttctgttgtttttcaacCTTAAATATGTACACATTCACAATGGGGATTTGTTGTGACCAAATAAAGGTTTATCACAACTAAAAACAAATTGTTCTCAGCAGTTATATGTTTTATTCTACAGTAAAATAGTCTATGCTGTCGTAACTACAGTGTGATTGATATCGTGGGGGAAGGCAGGACATGAAGTGATGGTTTGCTTAGCGCTCAAAACGCTTCTACACCTGCACAGCGGGTAAACCGGTTTCGGGTGAATTTGCCTTTTGCCTCCGTGAATGCTTCATCAGCATTTATAATTGGAAGAAGCGCAGTCTGCGTGGAGCTATATTGTTAAAAGAGACAACCGCCGCTGACAAAAGGACAACCTGTTTGCGACAGTGCAGCAGGATTGGATTGAGAGGAGGGAGTTTATGCTGTTGTGACATCCCTGAGTTACCCGCCGAGTCAAGTTCCAGTTTTCAAATGGACATTTTGTCAGTTGCGTTGCTCCACGTGTGACACTATGTGATCACCATGCTGAGTTTTAACAGCGGGATTTATCAGCGAGCGAAAAGAGAGCCTTTGTACCGAAATGGCAAACAGTGAGCGAAACAAAAAGATCTTACTGGAACTACTGAAACTGCCGGACAACAGTGTATGCGCTGACTGCGGAGTGCCTGGTAAGAACAATGTGCCGCGCCAAACAATGCACTGCTGATCCTTCAAGTTCATGTGCTAAAACTACATGCGTGGCtgctattttttattttaaacttgcattgtttaatattttatcagaAAGTCTGCTTCATCAAATGTCTCAGCAAACAATTTTCAATTCGGGAAACGTTCCGTGAACGTTGCCTGAAGGGTAGAGGAACGTTTGCCGGACGCTACAGCGAATATCACCGGAGGGTTATATTGGAAAGTTGTCTTAACTCTCCAGAATAACCCACAGGGAGCGTTCCCTAAATGTTCTGTAacgtttctttttaaaataacctTTAAAGAAAAGGTAGGGGAAATTATAACCTTCAGAGAACCTTTAAAGAACATTACCAGAAGGTTATCTGATTACTGGGGTGTCAGTGCCAACACCCTAAAGATTTACCTTCTTCCTACTGCTTAAGTTTTTGTAATTATTAgttactttttttcttaaatctgAAGCTAATTAGTCTCCATTGGTGGAAAAAATAACTCAGATGTCTTACTGAAGTGAAGTTACCATCACaaccatgtaaaaatactcaattaaaagtaaaagtagctATTGTATTACAAACCAGTACTTCATGTATCAAGTGCAgttctggagaaaaaaatacaatcaataTGTTATCCATGTGTATGACATTATCAGACTAATGCTGATGTTGAGCATCAGTATTTATCTTGATCAGCATCATTTACTGTTGTGGCTAATGGatgtggagctagtttgaactactttagaTAGGCCTACAGTTATTGAGTTTAGTCCTGTGGGCACCCTTTAAAGtatcacaagataaatctgggGGGTCATAAGATGATTTATTaggtaagaaagaaaaaattaacTGGATGATTTTATCTGGTTGGATTTTGAACAGTTTAAGTTAAGTTTGGAGGGGAAATCTCTCTGTGGTGGAACTGCTAACAACTCAtcaacatctgaaatgtgacaaggGCCCCCAACTAGACTTTTTTTGTAAGGGgccaaaagccaaaaagtttgggatGGTGTTGAAATCTTAATCTGACatcaaaaaatgtatataaagttGCAAAAAATGGATAGAGGTAAAGCAAAAATCGAAACTACTTGCATAAATCTTCTTACAGTAGTTACTTCCTACCACTGTCTGGCTCACACTGTCACCTCCTCATTTATGTCAGTACAAAGTCTTGCGTTTGAATCCCTCCTCATCTTCACACGGCAGATCCGGACTGGGCGTCCTACAAGCTGggcttgtttgtgtgtctgaactgCTCTGGCGTCCATCGCAGCCTGTCCAACCGGGTCAAATCCATAAAACTGGACTTTTGGGAAGATGAGCTGGTGGAGGTATGGATTGCTTTGTCATGTCCCAACCTCTGTTATTGCTATGATAATATATTAGCTCAGTCAGTCAGAATCTTCCAGTGAGAGGACGAATCAGATGCATCCATGACTAATCtttatgtgtgtctttgtgggACCCGGAAAGTTCATGAAATCCAATGGCAACGCCAGTGCCCGAGCTTTGTACGAGAAAGCTGTTCCAGCTTATTACTACCGGCCCCAGCAAAATGACTGTGCGTAAGTATTTTTCCAAGGTGTTGATATCCTAAAGAAAACTGACTTTGTGACCACATCTGGTCTAGTGTGCCAATATTAATGAGCAATCACATACTGCTGACACAGCAGTACCACGTAAAGAGAAGTGCAACTATTGACTGTAGAAGTGAAATATGGATGAATTTCTGCTGCTAGATCAAAGGTTGATGAATCACGTTCTTGTAAAGCAAATATAAGTTGACTCTATGTTGACTCATTGCTGTAAAACTGTTTTGCATGTCTaaaattatttcacatttaccCTTTAACCTCAGTGTCTTGAGAGAGCAGTGGATTCGGGCCAAATATGAAAGGACGGAATTCACAGGAGAAACCAAGTATCCACCTCTCTCTTATACCACAGGTgatattttcacagttttgtttATACACAGGTCTACTCTAGAGCATAGTATCTATCAGTCTGTTAGAGTAAAACTGATATAAACAATGTTGTTCCTCATACGCCTACAGAACTATGCAAGAAAAACCTGTCCTTTGCACAACAAAAGAGCCAGGAAGTGAAAATTGACAagaatgtttctttttgtaaCATGTTTGACCATGTGACCTAAACATACTCATTTTGTGTAAGACCTGCGTGAATCGAAGCATCTGTGACTTAGTAGATTTCTTGTATTTGTTCGTTCTAGGTTTCTTTGAAGGGATGCTGTggaagaaagggaaagagaacACGCAGTTTTTAAAGAGGAAGTTTGTGCTGTCAGAGAGAGAATTTACTCTGACCTACTACAACAAGGAAAATGTGAGTTCCCTGCAGCTCTGATACAGCTGAATTACACTGTACGATACATGTATAAATATATGGCAGATATACATACATGCTGATAAACCTTTTGTTCTACTTGAACAACTGTTTCCCCCATCAGACTAGAATCTCGTGTACATTTATTTGcacataaattaaatataatgatgATCTTGAAACAATTTAAATTCCTTAATGCTTCAAGATGTGGAGCTGAGATTAATATTCCTTATGTGTGTGAATAATAATGAATgataaatcaaaaacagaaaaacaaacagcaacatttcagttaaatccAGCTGTTGCATCCTTTCTACTGACACTGATGTGCACATCTGTGTATTTTCGATCTAGGAGTCCAAAGGCCCTAAAGCTGTAATCCCTATCAAGGACCTGAATGCCACCTTTCAGCCAGAGAAGATTGGTCATCCTCACGGGCTGCAGCTCACCTACCAAGACGACAATCACACCAGGAGCCTCTATGTTTATCACGAGAGTCCTGAGGTGGGACTTGTTGACCATCAACAAGTATAAATAACAGTTAACTGGCAGGTCTTGTACTGATATAGTCATACAGTAGCTTTaggtttcttcttctactctagGAAATAGTCACATGGTACAACGCCATCCGTGCCGCTCGCTACGCGTACCTGAAGACGGCGTACCCGACTGGAAGCGATGAAGAAGTAAGCATTTAATGAATGTTACAAAGCTCAAaatccaatttaaaaaaaagtctctgtCAAAGTCACCTTTCAGTTACCTCTGATTATTTAAAAGCTCAGtttagatgtttttaatgttttaaagcCTAACGTGTAACTTTACATCTCCTCATCAGCTGATACCAAAGATAACAAGAAACTACCTCAAAGAGGGATACATGGAAAAGACAGGGCCATTGGTAAGTTAAAGGACAAATAGTTGATAATATTCAAAGATACGTATTATTACTTTAgatttatttgtacatttatttataatttattttcacattcacatttagCTGGGCGGTCAAGGTGCAGTCTTCACAACTGGAGTTGTTTTTGACAGTACTTTGTCTGAGTTgtatgcatgagtgtgtgtgtgtttctgttcctcTTATATACGCACATACACCCTCGACATGAAAAGTTTTGTAAGAATGGATTGGTATGATAAAAGAGGATGAGAGAATGGAGCTGAGGTGGAAAATGTTgaaactcttttttttgtgtgtgtgtgtgtgtgtgtgtgttgacattgAACATGTTTTAACAGCAAAAGGAGGCATTCAAAAAGAGATGGTTTATTTTGGACTCCCAAAATAGGAAGTTGTTCTACTTCAAAGGCAAGCTGGTGAGAACAAAACCTCTTCTCGTTTTAACCCTCTATGTTGTGTGCTGCTGTGATGTCGGAGGTTTTGAATTATGTTTGTTGCTTTGAACGCAGGATGCGGAGGAGTTGGGCGTCATTTTCATCGGCACGGAGAACAGCGGTTACTCTGTGAAGGAGTGTGTCCCAAAGCATGCTCGGGGAAACAAGTGGAATTATGGTGTTTCCGTGGAGACGCCTGAGCGACAGTTTGTCTTCATGTGCGAACAGGAGAGGGAGCAAAAAGAGTGGCTGAACGCCCTCAGACAGGTCCTGTCCAGGCCCATGGCACCGCAGGATTATACCAGTAAGCAAGGCTGGGAAATagtgcacacacaagcacatatgAGTCATTCCTGTCATGTGAAAGCTTTAACTTGATGCATTTTTGGGTCTGTCTAGTGTATTTTGAAAAGATTTTATTATCTGAGGGGTGATGGAAATGTCAACACATCAAACTCCTTATTTTCCACATTGTATTCCAAGTTGAACATGTCGCATCTGTAGCCACATCACACAATATGACAGAATTAAACAGCAACTTCAAGGGACACAAAGCTTTTCCCGGAAAGTGACGTTAAGTCTTTATCATTAGAATTAATCAGTAAATCCAATTTTTCTTCAAGCGAAGCAGAGCTGTATGTTGATTTCAGTTAGTTTAACAAACATTCTGTTCCTCTAAATCATATCTTAGTTCTTGCTCTTCCTGTTATTAATGATGTCTGTGCCTAAAGTCTGCAGAAAAAGATAAGTGCATCCTGTGTGATCACAGTCTTTCATATGataatagttttatatttttgactACTACGTCTACAACCATGCGGGCGGCTCTATGAGGTCCTTCTTAGTTACAGCAATGCTTTGAGttcattttagcatgctaacatgctgatgtttagcaggtatcaCTATTGGCTAATACTGGCTACTTAGCACTAAAGTAAGCTGaagctgatggaaatgtcactAATTgtgcaggtatttggttataaaccaaGGTGTGGACAAATTagaattttgacctgatgaaaaatcagtggatcaccaaagtgattacagttcatcctgcgGTAAACACAAATGTCTGAACCACATTTAATGGCTACCCATCCAATATTTAGAGatattgatttatttcacaAGAAGCCCCCAAATGTCAATTTCACGGTGGCGCAAAAGGAAAAGCCAAAGAATCATCAAAGTTATTGTGATACATCGTCTAGAGGCCACGAATGTCCGTGCAAAATCTTGTGCAGACATCCTGTAGATGTCGTGATATTTCGTTTGGATGAAAGCGGTGGGCTAACTGACACTGACAATCAATAGAGCCATGTCACTAGTGTGGTTAATTACTCAGTTATCAGGTTAAAAATTTCCAGGTTTTACAGAGTTAGTCCAGGCTACGCAGACCTGTGTTCACCtacagtccagacagtaagTAAACCCACTCAACTTAAAGCTGAAACTTGGCACTTTAATGTAGGATCcattactttatttcaaattgaagaaccaaaaatgtgtaactgtccaaatacaaacatgatgctgttattataCTCAACTTTTACATTAtacttctgtttctctttccagTTGAAGCAAACATCAGGTATAAAAGATGAACTACTGAGACGTATGACAACAGGATGGCGATGAGACGACAGCAACGTTTGAAAACACAACTGACTGAAGTACAGCATTAGAACAGATGAACAGTGACCTGCTGTCAGTACCGACTGGTCACCATGTCGCTCCCAGTATGGACTCCCATCATCTGTGTTGTAGAAAACCGTCGTACTGACTGCGCACTGTGGATTAAAGACTTCAATCCTCTCATTTCAACTGACAGTGGGTCTGTTGCTCAATCTCAGACTTTAAAACATATGGTATCATTATGTAAAATCCATTCTTAAATACCAAAAATGCACAAAAGATCACCACTGTTATATTGTAATAAAAGATACAATTTACAGTTACAATCATTGCATATCATCatactgttattatactgtttctggatttttttatattttatattttccaaTGATGAATAAGTATATAGTTTTGCATTGGTGGTGAACATGTTTCATGACACTATGCttaggaaaaataaataattaaaaaaaatatataaataatgcgTGTGATTTTACTCATAGATTGCATGTTAAGTGCATGCTGGATAACACTTTACCCATTGATCGACTTTATTATTTAATACCAGATATTATTCCCCcccatttataaaatattttttaattttttaaaaatctggtTTTACCATTCGGCAACATTTCTGATGTTATTGCAAATGAAAATTTGATGGTAAATCATTATTATCTTACTGTAATACTTCCTTTAACATTGGTGTAATCATGATGGAGATgtgttatatactgtacatgttgccAGCCTTCCTCAACACCTcacagtattttcttttctttctttaatctaaaattgtatttttttttaaagtagattagctgagagaggagaaggacAAGATAAATTATTCCTCCCTgtatttatttcacttatttccttttacactgaaacacaaaatgttaaatacttgatttaatttgattaaatcaagagtcataaacaacaaaacaaataaaaaacgtGAGAAgagaaaatcaaacaaaaaac
The genomic region above belongs to Thunnus albacares chromosome 17, fThuAlb1.1, whole genome shotgun sequence and contains:
- the adap2 gene encoding arf-GAP with dual PH domain-containing protein 2; protein product: MANSERNKKILLELLKLPDNSVCADCGVPDPDWASYKLGLFVCLNCSGVHRSLSNRVKSIKLDFWEDELVEFMKSNGNASARALYEKAVPAYYYRPQQNDCAVLREQWIRAKYERTEFTGETKYPPLSYTTGFFEGMLWKKGKENTQFLKRKFVLSEREFTLTYYNKENESKGPKAVIPIKDLNATFQPEKIGHPHGLQLTYQDDNHTRSLYVYHESPEEIVTWYNAIRAARYAYLKTAYPTGSDEELIPKITRNYLKEGYMEKTGPLQKEAFKKRWFILDSQNRKLFYFKGKLDAEELGVIFIGTENSGYSVKECVPKHARGNKWNYGVSVETPERQFVFMCEQEREQKEWLNALRQVLSRPMAPQDYTIEANIRYKR